AAATGATGGATCAGTTCAAATATGAAAATATCCATCAAGTTCCTAAGATTGTTAAAATCACTGTCAACCGGGGTTTAGGCGAAGCTTCTCAAAATGCCAAAGCTTTAGAGTCCTCCATCAATGAATTAGCTGTGATTACGGGACAAAAACCCGTTGTCACCCGCGCTAAAAAAGCCATTGCCGGGTTCAAAATTCGCAAAGGAATGCCCGTCGGTGTGATGGTAACCTTACGTTCAGACCGGATGTATGCCTTCTTAGATCGACTGATCAATTTATCTTTGCCTCGGATTCGTGATTTTCGCGGTGTCAGTGGCAAAAGCTTTGATGGTCGAGGAAATTACAGTTTGGGTGTCCGAGAACAATTGATCTTTCCTGAAATTAACTATGACAGTATTGATCAAATTCGAGGCTTAGATATTGCAATTGTGACCACAGCCAAAACCGACGAAGAAGGGCGAGCCTTGCTCAAAGAAATGGGAATGCCCTTCCGGGACAGCTAGTGTGGAACAGGCATCTTGCCTGTAACTTAAAGTAACGAGGAAACTATGGCGGCAAACGATACCATTGCGGATATGTTGACGCGCATTCGCAATTCTTGCATGGCGCGGCATCAAACTACACAAATTCCTTCTACAAAAATGACCCGTAGTATTGCCCAAGTTCTTAAACAAGAAGGCTTTATTGGGGATTTTGAAGAAACTGGCGAAGGCATTAAAAAATACTTGGTTGTCTCTCTCAAGTACAACTCTAAAACGAAGGCTCCCACCATTCAGAAGTTACAGCGAGTCAGCCGACCGGGTTTGCGAGTGTATCGCAACCGCAAAGAACTCCCTCGCGTTTTAGGTGGAATTGGCGTAGCCATTATTTCTACATCTCGCGGGGTGATGACCGACCGAGAAGCTCGACGTCAAGGACTCGGTGGTGAAGTGCTTTGTTACATTTGGTAGTTGTAAGAGTGTCCGTTGTCTGTTGACTGTTGAGGTGTTCATTGTCAACTGTCAACCGTCAACTGTCAACCGTCAACTGTCAACCGTTAACTGTCAACAAATAGATAACTATGTCTAGAATTGGTAAACGTCCAATTTCCGTACCTAAGCAAGTCACCCTTACCATTAATGGTCAACACGTGACTGTTAAAGGCCCCAAGGGTGAGCTTTCTCGTGTTCTCCCCCCGGAAGTCGTAGTGGAACAGGACGGAGAAACCGTCAATGTCAAACGAGCTTCCGAATCCCGGACTGCTCGTCAGCGTCATGGCCTTTGTCGAACCCTTGTATCTAATATGGTCGAAGGGGTTTCTAATGGGTTTGAACGACGTTTAGAAATCCAAGGGGTGGGTTATCGGGCTTCCGTGCAAGGGACAAACCTGGTGTTAAATGTGGGTTACAGTAAACCCGTAGAAATGATACCGCCTGAAGGCATTCGCGTTGCTGTTGAAAATAACACGAACGTCATTATTAGCGGGATTGACAAAGAAATTGTCGGCAATATGGCCGCCCGCGTTCGGGCTGTGCGTCCCCCAGAACCTTATAAAGGCAAAGGCATTCGTTATCAAGGCGAAGTGGTTAGACGTAAAGCTGGTAAAACTGGTAAGGGTGGGAAAAAATAAACTATGAAACTAACTCGTCAAGAATCCCGTGATCGTCGTCATCGCAGAGTTCGGGTCAAGGTATTTGGCACTGCTGAACGTCCCAGATTAGCAGTGTTTCGCTCCAACCAGCATATTTATGTGCAGGTGATAGATGATACCAAACATCACACTTTAGTTGCGGCTTCTACGGTGGAACCGGGTTTTAAATCCGAAGATTTATCAGGTTCAACCTGCGACGCTTCTGTCAAAATTGGCCAGTTAATTGCTGAACGCGCTGTAGCTAAAGGCATCAAACAGGTTGTTTTTGATCGGGGTGGATACATCTATCACGGTCGTGTCAAAGCTTTAGCCGATGCCGCCCGAGAAGCTGGACTAGACTTCTAATCAGGTTGGCTGTGGTGGTGTTTCAACAGTTAACAGTCAACCCCTCAATCGTAAAAGTTGTTCAGGATATTAAAACTATGGCAGAGCAGCAGCAACAGCAGCGTCGTAAAAAAAGTAATCGCACCAAAGAAAAAGAAACTGAGTGGCAAGAACGGGTTGTCCAAATCCGTCGGGTTACTAAAGTGGTCAAAGGCGGTAAAAAACTCAGCTTCCGGGCTGTGGTGATTGTTGGTAATGAAAAAGGTCAGGTTGGTGTCGGTGTCGGTAAAGCCGCCGATGTCATCGGAGCCGTGAGAAAAGGGGTGGCAGACGGTCGTAAAAACGTTGTAGAAGTTCCCTTAACTAAATCTAATTCGATTCCCCATCCGGTTAATGGTGAAGGGGGAGGCGCTCAAGTCATGATGCGTCCTGCTGCTCCGGGGACAGGGGTAATTGCTGGGGGAGCGGTGCGTACCGTTTTGGAATTAGCAGGGGTTCGCAATATCTTAGCCAAACAACTCGGTTCCAGCAACCCTCTGAATAATGCCAGAGCCACAATTCATGCTTTAAAATCATTACGAACCTTTGCAGACGTGGCCAAAGAGCGGGGCATTCCCATTGAGCATCTTTACGCCTAATTCCATTATTCATCTGAAACAGTTCAAGTAGAAGCAATCATGAGACTCAACGATGCTATACCCAAACCAGGCTCTCGCAAACGCGGTCGTCGCCTAGGTCGTGGGATCTCTGCTGGTCAAGGCGCAAGCTCTGGAAAAGGGATGCGGGGTCAAAATTCTCGTTCCGGTCGCAGTACCCGCCCTGGCTTTGAAGGAGGTCAAAATCCTCTCTATCGTCGCCTTCCTAAACTTAAAGGCTTCCCTCTCGTTAATCGTAAACAATACACTACGATTAATGTAGGTCAGTTGGCATCCCTGAGTGCTAATACTGAAGTTACCCTGAATTCCCTATTAGAAGCGGGACTCTTAACAGGATCTCGTGGCCCTCTGAAAATTTTAGGGCATGGGGAACTGAATGTGGCACTGCGGATAGAAGCGGCAGCCTTTACCCAAGGAGCCCGTACCAAAATTGAAGCCGCAGGTGGGACTTGTCAGTTACCAGTCAATAGTAATCAGTAAATCCTTAAGAGGTTAATAGTTAATAGTCGTCAATTGTTAACTAAAAACTGACTTCTGACAACTGATTACTGATAACTGACAACTGATTACTGATAACTGACAACTGATTACTGATTGAGGTCGTCCTTCATGGTCGTTAGTCGAGACAAAGCGCCAACTGCACAGGAAACCTTCTTGCAGATGGCACAAGCTGCTGGTCTAAGAGGTCGGATTTTAGTCACCATTGGTTTACTCATTCTGGTGCGTGTGGGGGTATTCATCCCCATTCCCGGAATTGATCGGGCCAGTTTTTCTGCGGCAATTCAGAATAGTCCGGTGATTGGATTCCTTGATTTATTTTCTGGAGGCGGACTATCGGCTCTGGGAATTTTTGCACTGGGGATTTTGCCCTATATTAATGCCTCCATCATCATGCAATTGATGACGGCGGCTTTACCCAGTCTCGAAGATTTACAAAAAAATGAGGGAGAAGCCGGACGCCGGAAGATTTCTCAAATTACTCGTTATGTCGCTTTAGGGTGGGCCCTGTTACAAAGTGTGGGGATTGCCATTTGGATTAATCCCTTTGCGGATAATCCCGGCATCCTATTCCAAGTTCAAGTGGTTCTTGCCCTGGCAGCCGGATCAATGTTTGTCATGTGGCTCTCGGAACTAATTACTGAACGCGGCATTGGCAACGGTGCTTCTTTACTGATTTTTCTGGGCATTGTGGCCGTATTACCGACATCCCTCGGTAATACCTTTGAGTTAGCTCAAAGCGGAGATCAGGCGATTGTGGGTCGGGTGATTCTGCTGTTAATCGTTTTTCTAGCGATGATCGTGGGGATTGTGTTTGTTCAGGAAGGAACACGACGAATTCCGATCGTTTCTGCTCGTCGCCAAGTCGGTCGTAAATTATACCGAGAAAAAACCAGCTATCTGCCTCTGCGCTTAAATCAAGGCGGGGTGATGCCGATTATTTTTGCCTCGGCGGTTTTGGTCTTACCGGCTTCCCT
The sequence above is a segment of the Planktothrix tepida PCC 9214 genome. Coding sequences within it:
- the rplO gene encoding 50S ribosomal protein L15 — its product is MRLNDAIPKPGSRKRGRRLGRGISAGQGASSGKGMRGQNSRSGRSTRPGFEGGQNPLYRRLPKLKGFPLVNRKQYTTINVGQLASLSANTEVTLNSLLEAGLLTGSRGPLKILGHGELNVALRIEAAAFTQGARTKIEAAGGTCQLPVNSNQ
- the rpsH gene encoding 30S ribosomal protein S8, whose translation is MAANDTIADMLTRIRNSCMARHQTTQIPSTKMTRSIAQVLKQEGFIGDFEETGEGIKKYLVVSLKYNSKTKAPTIQKLQRVSRPGLRVYRNRKELPRVLGGIGVAIISTSRGVMTDREARRQGLGGEVLCYIW
- the rpsE gene encoding 30S ribosomal protein S5 → MAEQQQQQRRKKSNRTKEKETEWQERVVQIRRVTKVVKGGKKLSFRAVVIVGNEKGQVGVGVGKAADVIGAVRKGVADGRKNVVEVPLTKSNSIPHPVNGEGGGAQVMMRPAAPGTGVIAGGAVRTVLELAGVRNILAKQLGSSNPLNNARATIHALKSLRTFADVAKERGIPIEHLYA
- the rplF gene encoding 50S ribosomal protein L6, which encodes MSRIGKRPISVPKQVTLTINGQHVTVKGPKGELSRVLPPEVVVEQDGETVNVKRASESRTARQRHGLCRTLVSNMVEGVSNGFERRLEIQGVGYRASVQGTNLVLNVGYSKPVEMIPPEGIRVAVENNTNVIISGIDKEIVGNMAARVRAVRPPEPYKGKGIRYQGEVVRRKAGKTGKGGKK
- the secY gene encoding preprotein translocase subunit SecY, with the translated sequence MVVSRDKAPTAQETFLQMAQAAGLRGRILVTIGLLILVRVGVFIPIPGIDRASFSAAIQNSPVIGFLDLFSGGGLSALGIFALGILPYINASIIMQLMTAALPSLEDLQKNEGEAGRRKISQITRYVALGWALLQSVGIAIWINPFADNPGILFQVQVVLALAAGSMFVMWLSELITERGIGNGASLLIFLGIVAVLPTSLGNTFELAQSGDQAIVGRVILLLIVFLAMIVGIVFVQEGTRRIPIVSARRQVGRKLYREKTSYLPLRLNQGGVMPIIFASAVLVLPASLAQFTNNPILVNIATALTPSGSPWLYAIFYLFLIVFFSYFYASLIMNPIDMAQNLKKMGASVPGIRPGRATSEYIERVLNRLTFLGAIFLGLVAIIPTIVESATRVPTFRGFGATSLLILVGVAIDTAKQVQTYVISQRYEGMVKR
- the rplR gene encoding 50S ribosomal protein L18, which produces MKLTRQESRDRRHRRVRVKVFGTAERPRLAVFRSNQHIYVQVIDDTKHHTLVAASTVEPGFKSEDLSGSTCDASVKIGQLIAERAVAKGIKQVVFDRGGYIYHGRVKALADAAREAGLDF
- the rplE gene encoding 50S ribosomal protein L5: MVAKLKTIYLDKIVPKMMDQFKYENIHQVPKIVKITVNRGLGEASQNAKALESSINELAVITGQKPVVTRAKKAIAGFKIRKGMPVGVMVTLRSDRMYAFLDRLINLSLPRIRDFRGVSGKSFDGRGNYSLGVREQLIFPEINYDSIDQIRGLDIAIVTTAKTDEEGRALLKEMGMPFRDS